One Rossellomorea marisflavi genomic region harbors:
- a CDS encoding peptidase M23 has product MAETMRAVLLTVLFAFIMSIQINLDTDKTATRQMKNAAELAVHDASLALDSNRLVEGNIVFDQKKAKQSIQESLKYHLELDDSLKPLKNSLYQKNITIEHLEFIDDSNASFPYKYTNSRYDIVDNLQGPSVIMVISTDSPRYFAGDSIKIRQASVYEYK; this is encoded by the coding sequence ATGGCTGAAACGATGCGCGCAGTGCTTCTTACCGTTCTATTCGCATTCATAATGAGCATTCAAATCAATTTGGATACTGATAAGACCGCTACTCGTCAAATGAAGAATGCTGCAGAGCTAGCCGTTCACGACGCATCCCTTGCTCTAGATTCTAATAGATTGGTTGAAGGGAATATCGTATTTGATCAAAAAAAGGCAAAGCAAAGTATCCAGGAGAGTTTGAAATATCATTTGGAACTTGACGACAGTCTCAAACCCCTGAAAAACTCCCTGTACCAAAAGAATATTACCATCGAACATTTGGAGTTCATAGACGATTCAAATGCCTCGTTTCCCTACAAATATACTAACTCCCGTTACGATATTGTAGACAATCTGCAAGGTCCAAGTGTGATCATGGTCATCAGTACAGATTCTCCAAGGTATTTTGCCGGTGATTCTATTAAAATCCGACAAGCATCTGTATATGAGTATAAATAA